The Hydra vulgaris chromosome 14, alternate assembly HydraT2T_AEP genome includes the window TCACAGTAGTAGCATAAGTCTGAATCATCTGGACCACATGAAAAGTGGTACCAAGATGTACATTTACTACATTGTGTCCAATCATCAAATGGTGACACATTGTATGGAAAAGAGCATATGGTGCATAGAGTTGTATCAGTGATAAAAATTTCAGAGGCAGAAAccatatcttttttcttttcatttgtttctttatgcCATTAGGTCTTTCTGCTTTCTGCTTTTCATGCTTTTTCACCTTTTTTGTCTTcaaatttattgatttcattttttgcttGATCACCTTATTAAGTGCAGCTTTTTCTTTACGCAATATGACTgcttgttgctttttttttacattgttttcaTGCTCTTCTAGTCGCTTCTTGAAAGGTAAAGAAGTAAGGTTTTCAGCTGACTCTGTCTTTCTCTCTCGTTGTCTTAAAACAGGAATTTTGGGACGTGgagaaattttttccaaaatatttaagGGAGAATTAAGGCCAAGATACTCATCAACAATTGGCAAAACTGCATCATTAACAGCCTTCAATTTTGCAGCAGTAGTTGTTGTGCTCATGACATTTGCCAACTGTATAGGTGCAACAAGAGGCAAATTAGGCAATTCACTAGATTACTGACAGATTTTCAATGGCTCAGCTTCATTAGTGAGCAAAGCTGCTTCAAAGGCttcatcattaaaaataagGTCATTTAAAGGGTACAAACAAGAGCATCTAAAACCATTGATTGCTTTGTCAACGTTTGCAGTAAAGTTGTAGGCCGTTGAAAAAATACCTGCCatgtcaaaaaatgaaattctacGACCCTGATGTGATAACATCCAGTTGCTTGCTGCTGTATTGTAGCCAACTTtcaatggtttaaaaaatgtacGATCTAAAGGTTGCATCTTGTGTGTACAATGAGGTGGAAGAGTTATGAGATGGATCCCATTGTCACAACAAAAGTTAATGGCCTCAAGTGTTTTGTGACTGTGATGACCATCAAGTACAATTAATAGCTCATTAGTTTTAGATGCATGAGTCACAGCAACAAAATGTGTTAACCATTCAATGAATAAAGATGAATCAGTCCATCCCCTGGAGCTAACTCTAATAATTGAGCCTGAAGGTGCACCAACAGCCAGCCTATCAGTCATTCGCTTACGGGGAAATATAAATAAGGGTGGGACATAAGTGCCACTTGCACTCATTGCACACACAACTGTCACAGTAGCACCTCTTTCTCCACTAGTTATTTTCGAAACTTGTCGTTTGCCTTTCGTTGCAATTATTTTTCCTGGCTTATGGAAATTTGTGATTCCAGTTTCATCCATATTCCAGAGCTGTTTGGCTGAAAACTTATGTTCCTCAAATAATGACTTGTATActgaaaaaaactgatttacttttgatttattgaaGCCAATGGCTCTGCTTATACTGGTGGCTTGTGGAGTTCGAATAGAAAGTTGTGGATTGCGAGACATGAATCCTCGCAGCCAATCCACTCCTGCCATTTTTGACTCTTTATTAAAAGGATTATCGATTCCCATTTGCTTAGCAAAATCATATGCTAGGCGACGCACATCTATTGTTGTCAAGCCAAATAATGCTGTTTCCATAATCTGAACTTGTGTAACAATCTTTAATTCAAATTCTTtactaaaaacagaaaattttccACCCAGAGACAAACCATCAGCTACTTTTACTTTTCCATCTCGATGAcgttgtaatgtttttttattaatactaaattCTGATGCAACATTCTTTAGACTGCAGCCCATCTTTATTACATCTAATGCTGACTTTATTCTATCATTTGTTGCACCTCTCTGTGTTTTTCGCACATAATTTCTCAccattatttgttatatttaaatatgtatctaaagaaatattaaaaccttaaaattttaattatataaacataccAACATATACAcagtattatataattattcaatacattattattttatacattacaTAACATCTATAAATTAACTCTCTTTGAGTTAAATAAGAACTTACTAAAGTTACATGTACATACAAAATTACTCAAGATTATTAACAATAACACGATGttacaattattaatatgaTGTTGCATGCTAAACACAGCTCTTTTTAGTAGAAATTGTATTATGCGCATGTAATAATATATGAAGTTGTATTAATACAACTTCATTCAGCTGAATGCAATGCATATTcgtaaaagttttacaaatatgtATTGAATTGCAGCAATAGCATGTGATACAGCTTCATTTTACTTAGCATACACATTATAacatttacttaatatataaaattattttaaaaagctatttataaatatgtataatagtTATCAACATATAAACCAACATAAAAGCATTGTCAATAACTAAATTAGTAAACGTTTTTATGTTCTAAACCCACTTTAAAAATGGTAGAAATTCCGTAAAACCACGACGCAAGAAGCCCTTTGAGGGCATCTTACCCACGTACCCGAGGACATCTTGCCTCATCTGTAGTGAGTGCaagtttaatacaaataaaattaattttattgctaagttataaaatttcttgACTATATATTATTGTGGGATAAATCCTCTATAAAACAACACATTTCTTACCTTAATCGCATAAGTATTGCCAATCcaataaacattcaaaattaGAAGCAATTTACTAACAAAATACTCCAAAAAGTAATAAACCGATTTAAACCTCACCTACCAGCaatattaaaagcattttttattccacaattttgttttaactttatgaaTAGTATTATAGAGGGATAAAACATTACCGTCCTATGATACTCTCACATAAGCAGGGCCGGATTAGGACATTTTTAGGCCTGGGGCTGTAAGTATAGGAGGGCCTAATGTGGCGGTAAGGTAAAAATGCCGAGCGTTAGCGAGGCTAAACCCGGGGGTCTGTGGGCCGGAGGCCCCCAGCCGGGGGGGTTTGGGGGACCCTAGACCCCCTAAGTAGGAGGGTCAGGGGGGCAGCTGCCCCCCAGACCCTCCTACTTAGGGGGTCTAGGGTCCCCCAAACCCCCAACCCCAAAAAGCAACTGCTGAGCTGTAGGTATATTTACTATTGAGACAGTGGAGTACGTGTATTAAATTGATAATGTGTTCACCTCCAATAAAGGAAGAAAATACCAATAGTATtggtatttaaatgaaaaaattaaaaaaataaaaataaacaatgcttCAAATACACAAAAATTCATTCATAAACTCAATGTTTATTACTGTGCACTGACAAATTCTTAAGGTATTGTATTGTTGTTTtatcatgtaaatattttttc containing:
- the LOC136090930 gene encoding uncharacterized protein LOC136090930, encoding MVRNYVRKTQRGATNDRIKSALDVIKMGCSLKNVASEFSINKKTLQRHRDGKVKVADGLSLGGKFSVFSKEFELKIVTQVQIMETALFGLTTIDVRRLAYDFAKQMGIDNPFNKESKMAGVDWLRGFMSRNPQLSIRTPQATSISRAIGFNKSKVNQFFSVYKSLFEEHKFSAKQLWNMDETGITNFHKPGKIIATKGKRQVSKITSGERGATVTVVCAMSASGTYVPPLFIFPRKRMTDRLAVGAPSGSIIRVSSRGWTDSSLFIEWLTHFVAVTHASKTNELLIVLDGHHSHKTLEAINFCCDNGIHLITLPPHCTHKMQPLDRTFFKPLKVGYNTAASNWMLSHQGRRISFFDMAGIFSTAYNFTANVDKAINGFRCSCLYPLNDLIFNDEAFEAALLTNEAEPLKICQ